The following proteins come from a genomic window of Macaca fascicularis isolate 582-1 chromosome 8, T2T-MFA8v1.1:
- the MBOAT4 gene encoding ghrelin O-acyltransferase, producing MEWLRLFFLHPVSFYQGAAFPFAFLFNYLCIMDSFSTRARYLFLLAGGGALAVAAMGPYAVLVFTPAVCAVALLCSLDPQQVHRWTFCFQMSWQTLCHLGLHYTEYYLHEPPSVRFCITLSSLMLLTQRVTSLSLDICEGKVEAASGGIRSRSFLSEHVCKALPYFSYLLFFPALLGGSLCSFQRFQACVQGSSALYPRYSFWALSWRGLQILGLECINVAVSRMVDAGAGLTDCQQFECIYVVWTTAGLFKLTYYSHWILDDSLLHAAGFGSELGQSPGEEGYIPDADIWTLERTHRISVFARKWNQSTARWLRRLVFQHSRAWPLLQTFAFSAWWHGLHPGQVFGFLCWAVMVEADYVIHSFANEFIRSWPMRLFYRTLTWAHTQLIIAYIMLAVEVRSLSSLWLLCNSYNSVFPMVYCILLLLLVKRKHKCK from the exons ATGGAGTGGCTTCGGCTGTTCTTTCTCCATCCTGTATCATTTTACCAGGGGGCTGCATTTCCCTTTGCATTTCTGTTCAATTATCTCTGCATCATGGATTCATTCTCCACTCGTGCCAG GTACCTCTTTCTCCTGGCTGGAGGAGGTGCCCTGGCCGTGGCTGCCATGGGTCCCTATGCCGTGCTCGTCTTCACCCCTGCTGTCTGCGCTGTGGCTCTCCTCTGTTCCCTGGACCCGCAGCAAGTCCACAGGTGGACCTTCTGCTTTCAGATGAGCTGGCAGACCTTGTGTCACCTGGGTCTGCACTACACTGAGTATTATCTGCATGAGCCTCCTTCCGTGAG GTTCTGCATCACTCTTTCTTCTCTCATGCTCTTGACCCAGAGGGTCACGTCCCTCTCTCTGGACATTTGTGAGGGGAAAGTGGAGGCAGCATCCGGAGGCATCAGGAGCAGGAGCTTTTTGTCTGAGCATGTGTGTAAGGCACTGCCCTATTTCAGCTACTTGCTCTTTTTCCCTGCTCTCCTGGGAGGCTCTCTGTGCTCCTTCCAGCGATTTCAGGCTTGTGTTCAAGGGTCCAGTGCTTTGTATCCCAGGTACTCTTTCTGGGCTCTGAGCTGGAGGGGTCTGCAGATTCTTGGACTAGAATGCATCAACGTGGCAGTGAGCAGGATGGTGGATGCAGGAGCAGGACTGACCGATTGCCAGCAATTTGAGTGCATCTATGTTGTGTGGACCACAGCTGGGCTTTTCAAGCTCACCTACTACTCCCATTGGATCCTGGATGACTCCCTCCTCCACGCAGCGGGCTTTGGGTCTGAGCTTGGTCAGAGCCCCGGAGAGGAGGGATATATCCCCGATGCGGACATCTGGACCCTGGAAAGAACCCACAGGATATCTGTGTTTGCAAGAAAGTGGAACCAAAGCACAGCCCGATGGCTCCGACGGCTTGTATTCCAGCACAGCAGGGCTTGGCCGTTGTTGCAGACATTTGCCTTCTCTGCCTGGTGGCACGGACTCCATCCAGGACAGGTGTTTGGTTTCCTTTGCTGGGCCGTGATGGTGGAAGCTGACTACGTGATTCACTCCTTTGCCAATGAGTTTATCAGATCCTGGCCCATGAGGCTGTTCTACAGAACCCTCACCTGGGCCCACACCCAGTTGATCATTGCCTACATCATGCTGGCTGTGGAGGTCAGGAGCCTCTCCTCTCTCTGGTTGCTCTGTAATTCGTACAACAGTGTCTTTCCCATGGTGTACTGTATTCTGCTTTTGCTATTGGTGAAGAGAAAGCACAAATGTAAGTGA